TCATGTTGGTGGTACCACAGCTCAGATATGACCTTCTGGTTAAAGAACATAGTCCTGCCTGGACTGGTGGCTCacaactataatcccaacattcgggaggctgaggtgggaagatcatcgTGGGCTCTAAGGCAGCCTGAGCTGCATGCAGTCTGAGTTCCAGGtcctcttgggctagagtgagatcctgcctcaaaaagaacaaaacaaaaagaatattgtcctcaagtttaaaaagaaagggcagggctctggagagatggctcagtgctcgtttgcaaagcctgacagccaggtcCAATtgtccagtatccacataaggttagatgcacaaagtggcacatacccctggagttcattggcagcggcaggaggtcctggcatgcccatactctctgtctctacttcttgcaaataaataactttttttttatttttcaagatagggtcttgctcttgcccaggctgacctagaattcactatgtagtatcagcgTGCCCTCAAacttaagctagagtgagaccctacctcaaaaaccaaaaaaatgggctggaaagatggcttagccattaaggcatttgcctgcaaagccagaggatccttgttcaattctctaggacccacataagccagatgcacaagggggcacatgcatctggagttcatttgcagtggctggaggttctggcactctctcactttctctttcccttcctccctccctccccctctctcttcccctctccctctccctctctctctctctctctctctctcttaaataaataaataaattatttttctaaaaaaaggccagtcgtactcctttaatcccagcccttaggaggcagaggtaggaggatcgccatgagtttgaggccaccctgagactacacagtgaattccaggtcagcctgggccagagtgagaccctaacttaaaaaccaaaaaaaaaaaagagagagagagagagaggaaactgaggctcaaagaagtcaaataaTTTGCTCACGATCTACAGCAGCTAAGTGGTAGAATTGGGGTCTTAACCCATCAGTTGATTATAGAGTCCAAGGGATGTGCCAGTCATTgttatgagaattttttttttgtcataaccATTGTCTTAACctcaaaatgtatgtatgtaagtatttatttatttcatttttatttttggtttttcaaggtagggtctcactctagcccaggctgacctggaattcactatggaatctcagggtggcctcaaactcacggcgatcctcctacctctgcctcctcccgagtgctgggattaaagacatgcgccaccatgctcagtttatccTCAAAATTCTAAGAAAcacaagaaactgaggcacaaagctGGGATTTAAATCAGGCCTGTGTGACGCCAGCGCTCACAGAGTTAACAACTTTGTGCGTGCGCACACGTGTCTGCGGGTGAGTACGCATGGGCCCGTAGAGTTCTCTGTGAGGACAGCCGTGGGTGtggtcctcgccttccacctgGTCCGAGGAAGGGTCTCCTACTGTTCAACACCCCTTGGCAAGCTTCTGGGACTTTTgccatctccacctcccatcccATCTTACCCTGGGTGCGCTGGGACCACAGATGCTGGCGCAGCCTCGTCCAGCTTTCCGTGGCTCCTGAGGAGCTGAACTCATACATACCCgcacttgcccagcaagcactttacccactgagcctaaTCTTAGAATTCTTTCTTAGAATTTTGAGGATAaactgggcgtggcggcgcacgcctttaatcccagcgctcgggaggtagaggtaggaggatcgccatgagttcgaggccaccctgagactccatagtgatctAATGCTTCTGAAGCTGGAATTTGGAGACGGACTACTTGGGTTCAGTTGCTGACCTACTCCATCTTTGGTGTTGGCCTTGGATAAGCTGCCTTGCCTCTCTGTGCCCTGGTCCCTCACCTGTGATAGAGGGTGAGAAGAGTCTTCACTGCCTGCTGAGAGTGAAATGCAGCGAGGCACATGGTACGCTGGGCAGGGCCACCATCAGCAGATGGCTTCTCTTCCACTGTAGTGAGCAGGACTGATGGCTGACCTTCAGCCTGCAGGTGGCATGCTAGAGGCAGGTAGGGACTTGTGCCATCCATTGCGTGCCCCCGAGCAGGCAGGACCTGAAGGTGGATGTTCGAAGAAGCGGGCAAGACCTCGGCTGTCTGGCACCTGCTTCTCAGTTTACGAGGCTCACCTGGGGAGGGTGCTGAGAATGAGTTAGCCCGGGCTGGAGTCAGACGCCTGGTGACAGCAGGCACAATGCCATCCACCACAGGGAAGAACCCCACGGATGAGTACCTGGAGGGCATGATGAGTGAGGCGCCCGGGCCCATCAATTTCACCATGTTCCTCACCATGTTCGGAGAGAAGCTCAATGGCACGGACCCCGAAGACGTGATCCGCAACGCCTTCGCCTGCTTCGACGAGGAGGCCTCAGGTCAGCGCTGCACTGGGCTCCGTACAGGGGCACTCAGTGCCtgcgggggaggggcagagggcaGGCCAAGGGCATAGTGGTGGGTCTGGCCACCCTAGTCATCAGTGCCCTGCCCCTCAAAGGCTGGACCACATGTCCTTGTCTCCTGGTCCGTCTGATGCCAAACACTCACATCTGCAAGGCCAGCACACATTCCCTTTCTATAAATCAAATCATGTCATGCCTTTCTTGTCATAAGGTACAGAAGCCTGTCCCATCCTTGGCTTCTGTCATACAGCTAGAATTCCCCCTCAcatggtcctggagagatggcttagtgatgaaggtgcttgcctgcaaagccaaaggacccaggtttgattctccaggacctaggtaaaccagatgaacaatagagttcatttgtagtggctggagaccctagcacacccaatcTTGCTCgctcgccctccctccctccccccccccccgctctcgctctctcaaataaattaataaaaataagatttaaaaaaaaaaaaaaaggatgccccTCACACCACCACAGCCCCTATGGAGTCATTGCAGATAGCGGCTCTATAGAACGCTTCCATCTGGGATCTTCCCAGAAGTCCTCCCCCCTCTCCATGACCCCAAGACTAGGGCGGGCTCTTCCTGGCCCCTCTCCAATCGTCAGGCCTTAGTGCGGCTCCGGCGGAAAGCCTGCCTCCATGGAGCCCCGTCTTGTCCCCAGGCTACATCCACGAGGACCACCTGCGGGAGCTACTTACCACCATGGGCGACCGCTTTACGGATGAGGAGGTGGACGAGATGTGCCGTGAGGCGCCCATTGATAAGAAAGGCAACTTCGACTACGTGGAGTTCACCCGCATCCTCAAACACGGCGCCAAGGACAAGGACGACTAGGCCAGCCTGGCCCCCCTGACACCTGGGGCCCTGTCCTGGTCCCTCCACACCACACTCACACTCAACTGTACCAGCTGCGCTGCCACGTCCCAAAAAACCCTCTCAGGTTCCCTCCCCACAAGGGGCTTAGAATGGGGGCTCTCGGGGCAAGAAACGGGCCGCTGGCTGAGGCCGGGGTACATAGAGGCTGGCAGCAACAACTCCACCATGGCTGAACACACTCATGCAAGGAAGACCATGCTCTGGGAGGTGAGCCAAGGGCGGGACCAAGAGGCACCAAGGAGAGACCCCTGAAGACAGATGGCCAGCCTGCTGTGGCTACTATTCCTGGGCTGCTCCCCAGGAGGAA
Above is a window of Jaculus jaculus isolate mJacJac1 chromosome 8, mJacJac1.mat.Y.cur, whole genome shotgun sequence DNA encoding:
- the Myl9 gene encoding myosin regulatory light polypeptide 9; protein product: MSSKRAKAKTTKKRPQRATSNVFAMFDQSQIQEFKEAFNMIDQNRDGFIDKEDLHDMLASLGKNPTDEYLEGMMSEAPGPINFTMFLTMFGEKLNGTDPEDVIRNAFACFDEEASGYIHEDHLRELLTTMGDRFTDEEVDEMCREAPIDKKGNFDYVEFTRILKHGAKDKDD